The following proteins are co-located in the Conyzicola lurida genome:
- a CDS encoding dipeptide ABC transporter ATP-binding protein: MNDNILTVSDLIVDYTSRSGTTHAVRGVDFSVPRGAIVAIVGESGSGKSTISQALVRSLAEGGSIVAGAIDFDGRDLAMLPERALRRIRGAEIGFVPQDPSNSLNPLIRVGEQIAEILRLHKKLSKADAAAEAVRILDEVGIPDAAARAAQYPHELSGGMKQRVLIGIAWACTPKLVIADEPTSALDVTVQRHVLDRLEQLAREHGTTVLLVTHDLAVAADRADQIIVMHRGLVVETGTGAEVLGNPTHEYTRELVAAAPGLSSARLVAQAATVEAQGAREALTLGFRAPTAAAADDILQVSNLTKTFVLKSGGVATSFTASDDVSFTVPRGSTFSIVGESGSGKTTTARMVARITPADSGTVRFDGEDISAVKGEQLRQLRRRIQVVYQNPFGSLDPTMSVTRIVTEPLRAFGIGTRDQRAETARALLHAVRLDPSLADRRPVQLSGGQRQRVAIARALALGPELLVLDEPVSALDVSVQEQILQLLVDLQAEFGLSYLFISHDLGVIRQVSDHIAVMRLGRMIEQGPAKILMANPAEQYTRELLEAIPGRRHA; the protein is encoded by the coding sequence ATGAACGACAACATCCTGACGGTCAGCGACCTCATCGTCGACTACACCTCCCGCAGCGGCACCACGCACGCCGTGCGCGGCGTCGACTTCAGCGTGCCCCGCGGAGCGATCGTGGCCATCGTCGGCGAGTCCGGCTCCGGCAAGAGCACGATCTCGCAGGCGCTCGTGCGCAGCCTCGCCGAGGGCGGCAGCATCGTCGCGGGCGCGATCGACTTCGACGGCCGCGACCTCGCCATGCTGCCCGAGCGCGCCCTGCGCCGCATCCGCGGTGCCGAAATCGGCTTCGTGCCGCAGGACCCGAGCAACTCGCTCAACCCGCTCATCCGCGTGGGCGAACAGATCGCCGAGATCCTGCGCCTGCACAAAAAACTGAGCAAGGCGGATGCCGCGGCTGAGGCCGTACGGATCCTCGACGAGGTCGGCATCCCCGACGCCGCCGCCCGCGCCGCCCAGTACCCGCACGAACTCAGCGGCGGAATGAAGCAGCGCGTGCTCATCGGCATCGCGTGGGCCTGCACGCCCAAGCTCGTGATCGCCGACGAGCCGACGAGCGCCCTCGACGTCACCGTGCAGCGCCACGTTCTCGACCGCCTCGAACAGCTCGCCCGCGAGCACGGCACCACCGTGCTGCTCGTCACGCACGACCTCGCGGTCGCCGCCGACCGGGCCGACCAGATCATCGTGATGCACCGCGGCCTCGTCGTCGAGACGGGCACCGGCGCCGAGGTGCTCGGCAACCCGACCCACGAGTACACCCGCGAGCTCGTCGCGGCCGCGCCCGGCCTCTCCAGCGCGCGGCTCGTCGCGCAGGCCGCGACGGTCGAGGCACAGGGCGCGCGCGAGGCTCTCACGCTCGGCTTCCGCGCGCCGACGGCCGCCGCGGCCGACGACATCCTCCAGGTGTCGAACCTGACGAAGACCTTCGTGCTCAAGAGTGGCGGCGTCGCGACATCCTTCACGGCTTCCGACGACGTCTCGTTCACCGTCCCCCGGGGCAGTACCTTCTCGATCGTGGGGGAGTCCGGCTCGGGCAAGACCACCACCGCGCGTATGGTCGCCCGCATCACCCCCGCCGACTCCGGCACGGTGCGGTTCGACGGCGAGGACATCTCGGCGGTGAAGGGCGAACAGCTGCGCCAGTTGCGCCGCCGCATCCAGGTCGTCTACCAGAACCCGTTCGGCTCGCTCGACCCGACCATGTCGGTCACCCGCATCGTCACCGAGCCGCTGCGCGCGTTCGGCATCGGCACGCGCGACCAGCGCGCCGAGACCGCGCGCGCCCTACTGCACGCGGTGCGCCTCGACCCCTCGCTCGCCGACCGCCGCCCCGTGCAGCTCTCGGGCGGCCAGCGCCAGCGCGTCGCGATCGCCCGCGCCCTCGCGCTCGGCCCCGAGCTGCTCGTGCTCGACGAGCCCGTCTCGGCGCTCGACGTCTCGGTGCAGGAACAGATCCTGCAGCTGCTCGTCGACCTGCAGGCCGAGTTCGGGCTGAGCTACCTGTTCATCTCGCACGACCTCGGCGTCATCCGCCAGGTCTCCGACCACATCGCGGTCATGCGCCTCGGCCGCATGATCGAGCAGGGTCCCGCGAAGATCCTCATGGCGAACCCCGCCGAGCAGTACACCCGCGAGCTTCTCGAAGCCATTCCCGGAAGGCGTCACGCGTGA